A single Gloeocapsa sp. PCC 73106 DNA region contains:
- a CDS encoding TspO/MBR family protein, producing MTQSNSNHNGKTVEQLVNTVMGVKAFSDSASLTNAKSQTTALDWKALITYKAGTLLQIGLLILSFWGMNWVISLSFSGWFSSLVAGLFFTLLSIRSRLFSPLDNTRSRRTYDQVIRPQWAPPPLAFPVIWMAIAVLRVISSLLVWQELNQNFLTLPLIAFGIHLALGDTWNTIFTVESRLGAGVPAVIFGPWLSAIVVTLLYWQVNPIAGLILAPACVWLTIATILVISIWRLNGSEPLYPLQR from the coding sequence ATGACTCAATCAAACTCAAATCACAATGGTAAGACGGTTGAGCAACTAGTTAATACCGTCATGGGTGTTAAAGCTTTTTCTGATTCTGCGTCTTTAACGAATGCTAAATCACAAACTACCGCGCTAGATTGGAAGGCATTAATTACTTATAAAGCGGGAACTTTACTCCAAATAGGTCTACTAATTTTAAGCTTTTGGGGTATGAATTGGGTGATTTCTCTCAGTTTTTCCGGCTGGTTTAGCTCTCTAGTCGCTGGGTTGTTTTTTACTTTACTTAGTATTCGATCGCGTCTGTTTTCTCCGTTGGATAATACGCGCTCTAGACGAACCTACGACCAAGTAATCAGACCCCAATGGGCTCCCCCACCTTTAGCTTTTCCAGTAATTTGGATGGCGATCGCGGTTTTAAGAGTTATCTCCTCCCTCCTAGTTTGGCAAGAATTAAATCAGAATTTTTTAACGCTTCCTTTGATAGCTTTTGGGATTCATTTAGCTCTAGGAGATACTTGGAATACTATTTTTACCGTCGAAAGTCGCTTAGGGGCTGGAGTTCCTGCGGTGATTTTTGGACCTTGGTTGTCAGCTATAGTAGTAACCCTTCTTTATTGGCAAGTTAATCCAATAGCTGGACTAATTCTAGCTCCTGCTTGTGTCTGGCTCACCATTGCTACCATTCTGGTAATTAGTATTTGGCGTTTGAACGGATCAGAACCTTTGTATCCTTTGCAACGTTAA
- a CDS encoding universal stress protein, with translation MDIQASAQASLEESQLGYKRIFVAVDYLDLTAKVFSKALELAQVYQGRLMIFHCVQGDLPGEPLVTNFGAMGVYSELYYQEMNEFHEKTRQEALERLWSWLRSFTEQATEQNVPAEFDYKMGDPGKNICRMAQSWNADLIVVGRRGRSGVSELLLGSVSNYVVHNAHCSVLIVQR, from the coding sequence ATGGATATTCAAGCAAGTGCACAAGCATCACTAGAAGAGTCCCAATTAGGTTACAAAAGAATTTTTGTCGCTGTAGATTATTTGGATTTAACCGCCAAAGTGTTCTCCAAAGCTTTAGAATTAGCCCAGGTTTATCAGGGAAGATTGATGATTTTTCACTGTGTTCAAGGAGACTTACCTGGAGAACCCCTCGTGACTAATTTTGGTGCTATGGGCGTTTATAGCGAGCTATACTATCAGGAAATGAATGAGTTTCATGAAAAAACGCGGCAAGAAGCATTAGAAAGACTCTGGAGTTGGTTACGTTCTTTCACTGAGCAAGCTACAGAACAAAATGTACCCGCAGAATTTGACTATAAAATGGGAGATCCAGGCAAAAACATCTGTAGAATGGCCCAAAGTTGGAATGCGGATTTAATTGTGGTTGGACGTCGGGGTAGATCGGGTGTTTCCGAACTGTTGCTAGGTAGTGTGAGTAACTATGTCGTTCATAACGCTCATTGCT
- a CDS encoding NIL domain-containing protein, producing the protein MKKRVTLTFSQSLIQMPITYRLAKDFNVAANIIRAQVTPNQVGTLVLELSGVVDELEGAIEWMRSQSIGVTLAKNEIMIDENSCVDCGLCTGVCPTQALVLDPDTFRLKFLQLRCVVCEQCIPTCPVQAISTNL; encoded by the coding sequence ATGAAAAAAAGAGTTACTCTGACTTTCTCTCAAAGTTTGATTCAAATGCCAATTACTTATCGATTGGCTAAAGACTTTAACGTAGCGGCTAATATTATCCGAGCCCAGGTTACTCCCAATCAGGTAGGTACTTTGGTTTTAGAGTTATCAGGAGTAGTAGACGAGTTAGAAGGCGCTATTGAGTGGATGCGATCGCAGAGTATTGGTGTCACTCTTGCTAAGAATGAAATTATGATCGACGAGAATAGTTGTGTCGATTGTGGTTTGTGTACGGGGGTTTGTCCTACGCAGGCTCTTGTTTTGGATCCTGATACCTTTCGCCTCAAGTTCCTACAACTACGCTGCGTAGTCTGTGAGCAATGTATCCCCACTTGTCCTGTACAAGCGATTAGTACCAATCTTTAA
- the msrB gene encoding peptide-methionine (R)-S-oxide reductase MsrB, translating into MKSEKQQITDQEWSKLLTPEQFRVLRQHGTERAFTSPLDKQDSAGTYCCAGCGQPLFSSETKYNSGTGWPSFWQPIEGAIETSVDRALFMSRIEVHCSNCGGHLGHVFTDGPKPTGQRYCMNGVALKFVEP; encoded by the coding sequence ATGAAATCTGAAAAACAGCAAATAACCGATCAAGAATGGAGTAAATTACTGACTCCTGAACAGTTTCGCGTCCTACGCCAACACGGTACCGAAAGAGCTTTCACCAGTCCTCTAGATAAGCAAGATAGTGCGGGAACCTATTGTTGTGCAGGATGTGGACAGCCTTTGTTCTCCTCAGAAACTAAGTACAATAGTGGCACGGGTTGGCCTAGTTTTTGGCAACCGATAGAGGGAGCGATTGAAACTTCTGTAGATCGCGCTCTGTTTATGAGTAGAATTGAGGTTCATTGTAGTAACTGTGGGGGTCATTTGGGTCATGTTTTTACCGATGGTCCTAAACCCACGGGTCAACGTTATTGCATGAATGGAGTTGCTCTTAAATTTGTAGAACCCTAA
- a CDS encoding tetratricopeptide repeat protein has product MIESYYNQGWNAYQQGNYAEAIACFDQVLSVNQKRAEPFYYRGLAYSRSGDYARAIADFDAAIELKPDWVEVYREKDQAQKAQARPQPKAIDLGNGVTLELVSILGGEFTMGGDKLDCEKPKHRVTIKPFWLGKTQVTQAQWRAVAKLPQVETKLEESPFHFKGDNLPVETVSWLDCQEFCARIKKKTGETCRLPSEAEWEYACRAGSKTEYSFGDNPSSLGEYAWYSDNSNAQTHPVAIKKPNPWGLYDMHGNVWEWCEDSWRDSYDESPNNAFAWSRERSSHVTRGGSWGNSAVSCRSAYRFRYAWDHCNNYSGFRVVFCFFWDPLTLDLFSLSTLKSDLDSSFSRLKLDIPRL; this is encoded by the coding sequence GTGATAGAGTCCTATTATAATCAGGGGTGGAATGCTTATCAACAGGGTAACTACGCAGAGGCGATCGCCTGTTTTGATCAAGTATTAAGCGTAAATCAAAAGCGAGCTGAGCCTTTTTATTATCGTGGTTTAGCTTATAGTCGCAGTGGAGATTACGCAAGGGCGATTGCTGATTTTGATGCGGCAATTGAACTCAAACCCGATTGGGTAGAAGTTTATCGTGAGAAAGATCAAGCTCAAAAAGCCCAAGCTAGACCCCAACCCAAAGCGATAGACTTAGGAAACGGAGTCACCCTAGAATTAGTATCCATTCTCGGAGGTGAATTTACCATGGGTGGAGATAAACTTGATTGTGAAAAGCCCAAACATCGAGTCACCATCAAACCATTTTGGTTAGGGAAAACCCAAGTAACCCAAGCCCAATGGCGTGCTGTAGCTAAATTACCCCAAGTAGAAACAAAGCTAGAGGAATCCCCATTTCATTTTAAAGGAGACAATCTCCCGGTAGAAACAGTAAGTTGGCTTGATTGTCAGGAATTTTGTGCCAGAATCAAAAAGAAAACAGGAGAAACCTGCAGGTTACCCAGCGAAGCCGAGTGGGAATACGCCTGTAGAGCGGGAAGCAAAACAGAGTACTCTTTTGGAGATAACCCATCTTCCTTAGGAGAATACGCTTGGTACAGTGACAACTCAAACGCCCAAACTCACCCAGTAGCAATTAAAAAGCCCAATCCTTGGGGATTATATGATATGCACGGCAACGTCTGGGAATGGTGCGAAGATAGTTGGCGCGATAGCTACGACGAATCGCCTAATAATGCTTTTGCCTGGTCAAGAGAACGTAGCTCACATGTAACTAGAGGTGGTTCTTGGGGCAACAGTGCCGTTAGCTGCCGTAGTGCGTATCGCTTTAGGTATGCGTGGGACCACTGCAACAACTACAGCGGGTTTCGTGTTGTTTTCTGTTTTTTTTGGGACCCCTTAACCCTTGACCTTTTTTCCCTTTCCACTTTAAAATCTGATCTTGACAGCAGCTTCTCGCGTTTGAAATTAGATATTCCACGACTATAA
- a CDS encoding thioredoxin family protein has product MNGNFRGSPTDKTKTVRNILLAVVAIALSTVIFLGNTSSNNSTSLEAQAQQSVALETALTNGKPTLIEFYANWCTSCQSMAPDLAVIKQQYADAIDFVMLNVDNPKWLPEVLRYRVDGIPHFVFVNAQGEAIAQSIGEQPPTVMQSNLDALIANLPLPNSQSIGQVSQFTAPVSNSKTDVSDPRSHGQ; this is encoded by the coding sequence ATGAATGGTAATTTCCGCGGCTCCCCAACAGACAAAACGAAAACGGTTAGAAATATCTTGTTAGCAGTGGTAGCGATCGCACTGAGTACGGTCATTTTTTTAGGAAATACTAGTAGTAACAATTCTACCTCATTAGAAGCTCAAGCCCAACAGTCCGTAGCTCTAGAAACCGCTTTAACCAATGGTAAACCAACTCTAATTGAATTTTATGCTAACTGGTGTACGAGTTGTCAGTCCATGGCGCCAGATTTAGCAGTCATTAAACAACAGTACGCCGATGCGATAGACTTTGTCATGCTCAACGTAGACAACCCCAAATGGTTACCGGAAGTTCTGCGCTATCGAGTCGATGGTATACCTCATTTTGTCTTTGTCAACGCTCAAGGAGAGGCGATCGCCCAAAGCATTGGTGAACAACCTCCTACTGTCATGCAAAGCAATCTAGATGCTTTAATCGCTAACTTACCCCTACCCAATAGTCAATCTATCGGTCAAGTATCTCAATTTACTGCACCTGTAAGTAACTCAAAGACGGATGTGAGCGATCCTCGCAGTCATGGACAGTGA